In Phreatobacter stygius, a genomic segment contains:
- a CDS encoding ABC transporter permease, translating into MIEAWTILLVACDSAIRLSVPLIFACLAGLYSERAGVVDIGLEGKLLVGAFAAGATAAVIPNPWIGLAAAIGTSVVFALIHGFASISQRGNQIVSGVALNVLASGLTAVLGNAWFDQGGRTPQLPASARFNEITLPLAETAAGVPVIGTFYADIISGHSVPVYLAFILVPITAFALYQTRWGLRLRAVGENPAAVDTAGVSVARLRYQAVIVAGILCGMGGAYLAIAQSAGFINDMTAGKGFIALAALIFAKWRPWAALGACLLFGLMDATALRIQGASFPGIGQVPVQAIQALPYIFTVVLLAGFIGRATPPKASGIPYVKDRT; encoded by the coding sequence ATGATCGAAGCCTGGACCATCCTGCTGGTGGCCTGCGACAGCGCCATCAGGCTGTCGGTACCGCTGATCTTCGCTTGCCTCGCCGGCCTCTATTCGGAACGTGCCGGCGTGGTCGATATTGGCCTCGAGGGCAAGCTGCTGGTCGGCGCCTTCGCGGCCGGCGCCACCGCGGCGGTCATCCCCAATCCCTGGATTGGACTTGCCGCGGCGATCGGTACCTCGGTCGTCTTCGCGCTGATCCACGGTTTTGCCTCGATCAGCCAGCGCGGCAACCAGATCGTCTCCGGCGTCGCGCTGAACGTGCTGGCCTCCGGCCTCACCGCCGTGCTCGGCAATGCCTGGTTCGACCAGGGCGGGCGGACCCCGCAACTGCCCGCAAGCGCGCGTTTCAACGAGATCACCTTGCCTCTTGCCGAGACGGCCGCTGGCGTCCCGGTCATCGGCACCTTCTATGCCGACATCATTTCCGGCCATTCCGTGCCGGTCTATCTCGCCTTCATCCTGGTGCCGATCACCGCCTTCGCGCTCTATCAGACCCGCTGGGGCCTGCGCCTGCGCGCGGTGGGAGAAAACCCGGCGGCGGTCGATACCGCCGGCGTCTCGGTCGCGCGGCTGCGCTATCAGGCGGTGATCGTCGCCGGCATCCTGTGCGGCATGGGCGGCGCCTATCTCGCCATTGCCCAATCGGCCGGCTTCATCAACGACATGACCGCCGGCAAGGGCTTCATTGCCCTCGCCGCATTGATCTTCGCCAAATGGCGGCCTTGGGCCGCGCTCGGCGCCTGCCTGCTGTTCGGCCTGATGGATGCGACCGCGCTGCGCATTCAGGGCGCGTCTTTTCCGGGCATTGGCCAGGTGCCTGTTCAGGCCATCCAGGCTTTGCCTTATATCTTCACCGTGGTGCTGCTGGCCGGCTTCATCGGCCGGGCGACGCCACCCAAGGCCTCCGGCATTCCCTATGTGAAGGATCGTACGTGA
- the deoC gene encoding deoxyribose-phosphate aldolase, whose protein sequence is MTRSISAPFAARAVALLDLTDLSNGLDEAGVETLCSRAVTRLGPVAAVCTWAGFVPQAKRLLKDTGVKVATVVNFPAGGTDVTQVADETRYALLDGADEIDLVLPWRALVKGDRETVGALIGAVRSAVPSTRLLKVILETGELTSPHLIREAARIAITTGADFIKTSTGKTTVSATPEAVQIMLEEIRAAPRSVGLKPSGGIRTVADAAAYLALADGIMGPAWASPRTFRFGASGLLDALLADQAAAPTATGTPY, encoded by the coding sequence ATGACCAGGTCTATCTCGGCTCCTTTTGCCGCCCGCGCCGTGGCGCTGCTCGACCTCACCGACCTGTCGAACGGCCTTGACGAGGCCGGCGTCGAGACGCTCTGCAGCCGCGCCGTCACGCGGCTCGGCCCGGTTGCGGCGGTCTGCACCTGGGCCGGCTTCGTCCCCCAGGCCAAACGCCTGTTGAAGGACACGGGAGTGAAGGTCGCGACCGTGGTGAATTTCCCGGCCGGCGGCACCGACGTGACCCAGGTCGCCGACGAGACCCGTTATGCGCTGCTCGACGGCGCCGACGAGATCGACCTGGTTCTGCCCTGGCGCGCCCTGGTCAAAGGCGACCGCGAGACGGTCGGCGCGCTGATCGGCGCGGTGCGCAGCGCGGTTCCCTCGACCAGACTGTTGAAGGTCATCCTGGAGACCGGCGAACTGACGTCGCCGCACCTGATCCGCGAGGCCGCCCGCATCGCCATTACGACCGGCGCCGATTTCATCAAGACCTCGACCGGCAAGACCACGGTGTCGGCCACGCCCGAAGCGGTCCAGATCATGCTCGAAGAGATCCGTGCCGCGCCGCGGTCGGTCGGGCTGAAGCCCTCCGGCGGCATTCGCACGGTGGCCGATGCGGCCGCCTATCTGGCGCTCGCCGATGGCATCATGGGGCCCGCCTGGGCAAGCCCCAGAACCTTCCGTTTCGGCGCCTCCGGGCTGCTCGACGCGCTTCTGGCGGATCAGGCCGCTGCGCCGACGGCAACCGGCACCCCATATTAA
- a CDS encoding cytidine deaminase encodes MTPELKALFDAARRAQAQAYAPYSRFRVGAAIRSASGAIHAGCNVENAAYPVGACAEAGALSAMVLAGDRQIAEILVIGDGPELCTPCGACRQRLREFSADAVLVHVAGPEGLRRSFTLGSLLPFSFGPDNLT; translated from the coding sequence GTGACACCGGAGCTGAAAGCCCTGTTCGACGCAGCCAGGCGCGCCCAGGCGCAAGCCTACGCGCCCTATTCGCGGTTCCGGGTCGGCGCCGCCATCAGGTCGGCCTCCGGCGCCATCCATGCCGGCTGCAATGTCGAGAATGCGGCCTATCCGGTCGGCGCCTGCGCCGAGGCCGGCGCGCTATCGGCCATGGTGCTGGCCGGCGACCGGCAGATCGCCGAGATCCTGGTGATCGGCGACGGGCCGGAGCTGTGCACGCCTTGCGGCGCCTGCCGCCAGCGCCTGCGTGAATTCTCGGCCGATGCCGTGCTCGTGCATGTCGCCGGGCCGGAAGGGCTGAGGCGCAGCTTCACGCTCGGCAGCCTGCTGCCCTTTTCCTTCGGGCCGGACAACCTGACATGA
- a CDS encoding purine-nucleoside phosphorylase: MTAAAIIRQRTGAEPFDCAIVLGTGLGPLAETIADATVIPYAELPGFPGAGVSGHAGRLVVGRLEGRRVAVMQGRAHVYEQGDARVMKPAIDTFATLGARALLLTNAAGSLKADMPPGAVMAISDHIALFGPNPLIGLPGDARFVPMNDAYHPGLTAALARGAQRGGVRLHQGVYAWVTGPSFETPAEIRALQRLGADAVGMSTVPEVILARHAGLSVVALSMITNYGAGLAPQAPSHGETKTVAAEGAGAVAAVIRGFLSEMSA, encoded by the coding sequence ATGACCGCCGCCGCGATCATCCGGCAGCGCACCGGAGCAGAGCCGTTCGACTGCGCCATCGTGCTCGGCACCGGGCTTGGGCCCCTGGCCGAGACGATCGCGGACGCGACCGTCATCCCCTATGCCGAACTGCCCGGCTTCCCCGGCGCCGGCGTCTCCGGCCATGCCGGCCGGCTCGTTGTCGGCCGCCTCGAGGGGCGGCGCGTCGCGGTCATGCAAGGCCGCGCCCATGTCTATGAACAGGGCGACGCGCGGGTCATGAAGCCGGCGATCGACACATTCGCCACGCTCGGCGCGCGCGCCCTGCTGCTGACCAATGCCGCGGGGTCGCTGAAGGCCGACATGCCGCCCGGCGCGGTCATGGCGATATCGGACCACATCGCCCTGTTCGGACCCAATCCGCTGATCGGTTTGCCCGGCGACGCGCGTTTCGTGCCGATGAACGACGCCTATCACCCCGGACTGACGGCGGCGCTCGCCCGCGGCGCGCAACGCGGCGGCGTCCGGCTGCACCAGGGCGTCTATGCCTGGGTCACCGGCCCGAGCTTCGAAACGCCTGCCGAAATCCGCGCACTGCAGCGCCTGGGCGCCGACGCCGTCGGCATGTCCACCGTGCCGGAGGTCATCCTCGCCCGCCATGCCGGACTTTCCGTCGTCGCGCTGTCCATGATCACCAACTATGGTGCGGGACTGGCGCCGCAAGCCCCGTCCCATGGCGAGACCAAGACGGTCGCGGCCGAGGGCGCTGGCGCCGTCGCAGCCGTGATCCGAGGTTTTCTCTCGGAGATGTCAGCATGA